From the genome of Nocardia sp. NBC_01503, one region includes:
- a CDS encoding TetR/AcrR family transcriptional regulator → MAGKRTGSEERAAAAPSEHAASKGRADAAPKDRVGAAPKERAAPKERADAARNRRAILDATRALLDEFGSEAITMDRVAAAAGVGKGTIFHRFGSRAGLLYALVAEPAETLMAAITDGPPPLGPGASAADRLLAFFDAMTVMMAENVELMAAYTGAPMPPHPRTAEFHGTWDRHITTLLGEVRPDLDAEAAGRLLFSSVGSETARAMVRAGETERLRTAIRALVDSVLTGKSAP, encoded by the coding sequence GTGGCGGGGAAGCGCACCGGATCGGAGGAGCGCGCGGCCGCCGCCCCGAGCGAGCACGCCGCGTCGAAAGGGCGCGCGGACGCCGCGCCGAAGGATCGGGTGGGCGCTGCGCCGAAGGAGCGCGCCGCGCCCAAGGAGCGGGCGGACGCCGCACGAAATCGCCGCGCCATCCTGGACGCCACGCGGGCGCTGCTGGACGAGTTCGGCTCCGAGGCCATCACCATGGATCGCGTCGCCGCTGCGGCTGGCGTCGGCAAGGGCACCATCTTTCACCGCTTCGGTAGCCGGGCGGGACTGCTCTACGCCCTCGTCGCCGAACCCGCGGAAACCCTCATGGCGGCAATCACCGACGGCCCGCCGCCACTGGGTCCGGGTGCGTCGGCGGCAGATCGACTGCTCGCCTTCTTCGACGCGATGACCGTCATGATGGCTGAAAACGTCGAGCTCATGGCCGCTTACACGGGCGCCCCCATGCCCCCGCATCCCCGCACCGCCGAATTCCACGGCACCTGGGACCGGCATATCACCACCCTGCTGGGCGAGGTCCGCCCCGACCTCGACGCCGAAGCGGCGGGCCGCCTGCTCTTCAGCTCCGTCGGCTCGGAGACGGCCCGCGCCATGGTGCGCGCGGGGGAGACCGAACGCCTGCGCACCGCCATTCGCGCGCTGGTGGATTCGGTGCTTACCGGCAAATCCGCACCCTGA
- a CDS encoding NUDIX domain-containing protein codes for MEQQSAVSIDVIALRYGRDEPTVSVGIAPRRWEPFPGQLALPGVLLGRGERLEAAARRAVHTKLGVPEAAIRAVGQLVTFDEPNRDPRGPTLSIAMWAVIGEHESDTAEWVTFERMPELAFDHNRIVDTARGLFAEMLWKHLEFTRPLIGEEFPATRAVALTAALEGTRPDPGNLNRTLAALPGLTRTGERIRVKATGRPAAIWAFDARQPAALGSE; via the coding sequence GTGGAGCAACAATCCGCGGTATCCATCGATGTGATCGCCCTACGCTACGGGCGCGATGAACCCACCGTCTCGGTCGGCATCGCGCCCCGACGCTGGGAGCCCTTTCCGGGGCAACTCGCGCTACCCGGAGTCCTGCTCGGGCGTGGCGAACGCCTGGAGGCCGCGGCCCGGCGCGCGGTACACACCAAACTCGGTGTGCCCGAGGCGGCTATCCGCGCCGTCGGCCAGCTGGTCACCTTCGATGAACCCAATCGCGACCCGCGCGGACCGACCCTGTCCATCGCCATGTGGGCGGTGATCGGCGAGCACGAGAGCGATACCGCCGAGTGGGTGACCTTCGAGCGCATGCCGGAGCTGGCCTTCGACCACAACCGCATTGTCGACACCGCACGCGGCCTCTTCGCCGAAATGCTCTGGAAGCACCTGGAATTCACCCGTCCACTGATCGGCGAGGAGTTCCCGGCAACCCGCGCCGTGGCCCTCACCGCCGCCCTCGAGGGCACCCGCCCCGATCCGGGCAATCTCAACCGCACCCTCGCCGCGCTGCCCGGCCTGACCCGCACCGGTGAACGCATACGCGTGAAAGCCACCGGACGCCCTGCGGCCATCTGGGCATTCGACGCCCGACAACCAGCGGCCCTCGGCAGCGAATAG
- a CDS encoding adenylosuccinate synthetase — protein MFGDRHLIVVDLGFGDAGKGATVDWLCAPSSGLDVSAVVRFNGGAQAAHNVIAGGRHHTFRQFGSGTFSRVPTFLSRYMLVEPIALAAEALALEQLGITDPLSLLSVDERALLTTPIHGAANRCREDARGAARHGSCGIGIGETASYALAHDAPRVADCLRPNILRRKLIALEEYYRPLLEGSGHRYDSIDDLVEVYTEFARAVAILPGDQLAAFATTGRLVFEGAQGALLDEWRGLHPYTTWSTVEPRNARAMLARIDAPGYVLGVTRSYFTRHGAGPFPTEDADLSIVERHNGTGEYQGDFRRGHLDPILLRYAIRACGGIDGLAVNHLDALGEIRTATGYLTADGCLDRLDLGEWQDLDHQRRLTELLEAATPVLADLPTDVIGYLEAELGVPVVLTAHGPDRFDRAPGAARTTSNNRPAPGTLRMPG, from the coding sequence ATGTTCGGCGATCGCCACCTGATAGTGGTCGACCTCGGGTTCGGCGATGCCGGCAAGGGCGCGACCGTGGATTGGCTCTGCGCACCCTCGAGCGGACTCGATGTGTCCGCCGTGGTCCGATTCAACGGCGGCGCGCAGGCTGCACACAATGTGATCGCGGGAGGACGGCACCACACGTTCCGGCAGTTCGGGTCCGGCACCTTCTCCCGGGTGCCGACCTTCCTGTCGCGGTACATGCTGGTGGAGCCCATCGCGCTCGCGGCCGAAGCCCTTGCGCTGGAACAGCTCGGGATCACCGACCCGCTGTCACTGCTGTCCGTGGACGAACGGGCCCTGCTCACCACCCCGATACACGGGGCCGCCAACCGTTGCCGGGAAGACGCGAGGGGTGCTGCCCGGCACGGTTCGTGCGGAATCGGAATCGGCGAAACAGCGAGTTACGCGCTCGCGCATGACGCTCCGCGCGTCGCGGACTGTCTGCGGCCGAATATTCTGCGGCGCAAGCTGATCGCGCTCGAGGAGTACTACCGGCCGCTGTTGGAGGGCAGCGGGCACCGGTACGACTCGATCGATGATCTCGTCGAGGTGTACACCGAATTCGCCCGCGCCGTGGCGATCCTGCCGGGCGATCAACTGGCCGCGTTCGCCACCACCGGGCGACTGGTGTTCGAGGGCGCGCAGGGGGCGCTGCTGGACGAATGGCGCGGACTACACCCGTACACCACCTGGTCGACCGTCGAGCCGCGCAACGCGCGCGCCATGCTCGCGCGGATCGACGCACCCGGTTACGTCCTGGGTGTCACGCGCAGTTACTTCACCAGGCATGGGGCCGGGCCCTTCCCCACCGAGGACGCCGACCTCTCGATTGTGGAGCGGCACAATGGAACCGGGGAGTACCAGGGCGACTTCCGGCGCGGACACCTCGATCCGATCCTGCTGCGCTATGCCATCCGGGCGTGCGGCGGGATCGACGGCCTGGCCGTGAATCACCTGGACGCACTCGGCGAAATCCGCACCGCCACCGGATATCTCACCGCGGACGGCTGCCTGGACCGACTCGATCTCGGCGAATGGCAGGACCTCGACCACCAGCGACGCCTCACCGAACTCCTCGAGGCCGCGACACCCGTACTCGCGGACCTGCCCACCGATGTGATCGGCTACCTGGAGGCCGAACTCGGCGTACCCGTGGTCCTCACCGCCCACGGCCCCGACCGATTCGACCGCGCCCCCGGGGCGGCGCGCACCACATCGAATAACCGGCCGGCACCCGGCACGCTTCGCATGCCGGGTTGA
- a CDS encoding J domain-containing protein gives MTTVRDAAQTIRTATRPEDLFGSATADSDSRTQGRRRYHRLAAQVHPDRAAPGEIDLAHTAFERLAEMYRQWSEADAAGMRVTGARATYPIGALHARGTVADLYRSGPDRIVKIPRRTAANKLLAAERNALRDIAIVTGEHEWLRPYFPQLVDAVDHRDLDTGAHRTVNVLNALNDGFVTLEQVRAEYPDGLDPRDYAWMHRRLLRCVSGAALAGWAHTAISPANVLIHPRQHGVVLVGWSFATRPGTPVAATFGSIDYPPEIHDEVSPATDVHLAHRLMLTMLGRRAPTAMRTFAAGCMQPDPRLRPEPADLLGEFDDLLDRLYGQRRFRPFELTKG, from the coding sequence ATGACGACGGTACGGGACGCAGCGCAGACGATCCGGACGGCCACTCGGCCCGAGGACCTGTTCGGCAGTGCCACAGCCGATTCCGACTCACGCACGCAAGGGCGGCGGCGGTATCACCGCCTCGCCGCACAGGTGCATCCCGACCGGGCCGCACCCGGTGAAATCGATCTGGCGCACACGGCATTCGAGCGGCTGGCCGAGATGTATCGGCAGTGGAGCGAGGCCGACGCCGCGGGCATGCGAGTGACCGGAGCCCGCGCCACCTACCCGATCGGCGCGCTGCACGCCCGCGGCACCGTGGCCGACCTCTATCGCAGCGGACCGGATCGGATCGTGAAGATCCCCCGGCGCACCGCCGCCAACAAGCTACTGGCCGCCGAGCGAAATGCCCTGCGCGACATAGCGATCGTGACCGGCGAACACGAATGGCTGCGACCGTACTTTCCGCAACTCGTCGATGCGGTCGATCATCGGGACCTCGATACCGGTGCGCACCGGACGGTGAATGTGCTCAACGCGCTCAACGACGGATTCGTCACCCTCGAGCAGGTGCGCGCCGAATATCCCGATGGCCTCGATCCGCGCGACTACGCGTGGATGCACCGGCGGCTGCTGCGCTGCGTGTCCGGGGCGGCGCTGGCGGGGTGGGCGCATACCGCGATCAGTCCGGCGAATGTGCTCATTCACCCACGTCAACACGGCGTCGTCCTGGTCGGCTGGTCGTTCGCCACCCGGCCGGGTACACCAGTCGCGGCGACCTTCGGATCCATCGACTATCCGCCCGAGATCCACGACGAGGTCTCCCCCGCCACCGATGTCCACCTCGCGCACCGGCTGATGCTCACCATGCTCGGCCGCCGCGCACCCACCGCCATGCGCACCTTCGCGGCCGGCTGCATGCAGCCCGATCCGAGGTTGCGCCCCGAACCCGCCGATCTCCTCGGCGAATTCGACGATCTGCTCGATCGGCTCTACGGACAGCGCCGCTTCCGGCCCTTCGAGCTCACGAAAGGATAG
- a CDS encoding DUF4334 domain-containing protein, translating to MVAGESVATATRRLAELRAAGCTPEQAWQFFDGLAAVRVEDVTSGRWRGDELDTGHPWKGVLVESGWYGKQFDSADAVQPLLFSTPDGRIFPVDPRRVPLFLAGKVPAAALGPVRRSLGLLRPALATGTPRARLRNLEFRGKSSAAMIYDHLPIIDLFRRVDADTLLGVMDMRGMRDPYFFILYRDR from the coding sequence ATGGTCGCCGGTGAATCGGTAGCGACCGCGACGCGGCGGTTGGCGGAGTTGCGGGCCGCGGGATGCACCCCGGAGCAGGCGTGGCAGTTCTTCGACGGGCTGGCCGCGGTCCGGGTGGAGGATGTGACCAGCGGGCGCTGGCGTGGCGACGAGCTCGATACCGGGCATCCGTGGAAGGGTGTGCTGGTCGAATCCGGTTGGTACGGTAAGCAGTTCGACAGCGCCGATGCCGTGCAGCCGCTGCTGTTCAGCACACCCGACGGGCGGATCTTCCCGGTCGATCCGCGCCGTGTCCCGCTGTTCCTGGCGGGCAAGGTTCCCGCCGCCGCCCTGGGGCCGGTGCGTCGTTCGCTCGGCCTCCTGCGCCCCGCCTTGGCCACCGGAACTCCGCGTGCCCGGCTGCGCAATCTGGAGTTCCGTGGAAAGTCCAGTGCCGCAATGATCTACGATCACCTGCCGATCATCGACCTGTTCCGGCGGGTGGACGCGGACACCCTGCTCGGGGTCATGGATATGCGCGGTATGCGCGATCCGTACTTCTTCATCCTCTACCGGGATCGGTAG
- a CDS encoding FAD-dependent oxidoreductase, producing MVVAREGCPMESTTCLVVGGGPAGMILGLLLARAGIDVMVLEKHGDFLRDFRGDTVHPTTLELLDELGLREEFAKLPQRRLNSVALPIGGRMQTLATFEHIPGRFKYIAMVPQWDLLDLLAHAADTEPAFRLRMNTEATDLLRESGRVTGVRYRTEDGATGEIRADLTVACDGRTSTLRAAAGLRVRDWPTPFDVWWTRIPRNDTDPAGAVPVLTADRVAIMLDRGDYWQCAILIAKGIDSTVRQREPVTDILRQMAAAVPWLTDRVDAVQSWDEVKLLDVKLDRLERWHLDGLLCIGDAAHAMSPVGGVGINLAVQDAVAAARILAPKLISGKVEESDLARVQRRRSIPTAVIQSMQRIAHARGIAPAVSGKINVSNFDSTPMVLRVFRRIPILRSLPPYLVARGVFVEHAPEFARRPVPPAPMVTESG from the coding sequence ATGGTTGTCGCTCGGGAGGGCTGCCCGATGGAGAGTACGACCTGTCTCGTCGTCGGCGGCGGACCGGCGGGCATGATTCTGGGGCTGCTGCTGGCGCGCGCCGGTATCGATGTGATGGTTCTGGAGAAGCACGGTGACTTCCTGCGGGACTTCCGCGGTGACACCGTGCATCCCACCACCCTGGAACTGCTCGATGAGCTCGGATTGCGCGAGGAGTTCGCGAAACTCCCACAGCGCCGGTTGAATTCGGTGGCCCTGCCGATCGGCGGGCGGATGCAGACCCTCGCCACGTTCGAGCACATTCCGGGCCGATTCAAGTACATCGCCATGGTCCCGCAGTGGGATCTGCTCGATCTGCTCGCCCACGCCGCCGATACCGAACCCGCCTTCCGGCTGCGCATGAATACCGAGGCGACGGATCTGCTGCGGGAGAGCGGCCGCGTCACCGGCGTGCGCTATCGCACCGAAGATGGTGCGACGGGGGAGATTCGGGCCGATCTCACGGTGGCCTGCGACGGTCGCACCTCGACGCTGCGTGCCGCCGCCGGACTGCGGGTGCGGGACTGGCCGACACCGTTCGATGTGTGGTGGACGCGTATTCCGCGTAATGACACCGACCCGGCCGGAGCGGTCCCGGTGCTCACCGCGGATCGCGTCGCCATCATGCTCGACCGCGGCGACTACTGGCAGTGTGCGATTCTCATCGCCAAGGGCATCGATTCCACTGTGCGACAACGGGAACCGGTCACCGATATCCTGCGCCAGATGGCGGCCGCCGTACCCTGGCTCACCGATCGCGTCGATGCCGTACAGAGCTGGGATGAGGTGAAACTCCTGGACGTCAAGCTCGACCGGCTCGAACGCTGGCATCTGGACGGGCTGCTGTGCATCGGTGACGCCGCGCACGCCATGTCACCGGTTGGCGGAGTGGGTATCAATCTGGCCGTGCAGGATGCGGTCGCCGCGGCGAGAATCCTTGCCCCGAAATTGATTTCGGGAAAGGTCGAGGAGTCGGACCTGGCGCGGGTGCAGCGCCGCCGATCCATTCCGACAGCGGTGATCCAGAGCATGCAGCGCATCGCGCACGCCCGCGGCATCGCACCGGCGGTCTCGGGCAAGATCAATGTCTCCAACTTCGACAGCACGCCAATGGTGCTGCGCGTGTTCCGGCGCATTCCGATACTGCGCAGTCTGCCGCCGTACCTGGTCGCCCGCGGCGTATTCGTCGAGCACGCACCGGAGTTCGCCCGCCGCCCCGTGCCGCCCGCCCCGATGGTCACCGAATCCGGCTGA
- a CDS encoding alpha-ketoglutarate-dependent dioxygenase AlkB, translating to MSMPLQGSLLDGFGELEVGALDGMRRTALSAGAWVDVLPGWMSGADLLFERLVAEVPWRADRRAMYDRMVDVPRLLAFYEQGQGLPDPVLDRARDALSEHYRHELGEPFTTAGLCYYRDGNDSVAWHGDTSGRGATHDTMVAIVSVGAARALMLRPRGGGESLRYPLGHGDLIVMGGSCQRTWEHAIPKTRRPVGPRISIQFRTRGVR from the coding sequence ATGTCGATGCCACTGCAGGGATCTCTGCTCGACGGGTTCGGGGAGCTCGAGGTGGGTGCGCTGGACGGAATGCGGCGCACCGCGCTCAGCGCCGGGGCCTGGGTGGATGTGCTGCCCGGCTGGATGAGCGGGGCCGATCTACTGTTCGAACGACTGGTCGCCGAGGTGCCGTGGCGGGCCGATCGGCGGGCCATGTACGACCGGATGGTGGATGTGCCGCGACTGCTCGCCTTCTACGAACAGGGGCAGGGGCTACCGGATCCCGTACTGGACCGGGCGCGCGACGCGTTGAGTGAGCATTACCGGCACGAACTCGGCGAGCCGTTCACCACCGCCGGGCTCTGCTATTACCGCGACGGGAACGACAGTGTCGCCTGGCATGGCGATACCTCCGGACGCGGCGCGACCCACGACACCATGGTGGCCATCGTGTCCGTCGGTGCGGCGCGAGCGCTGATGTTGCGGCCGCGTGGCGGCGGTGAGAGCCTGCGCTATCCACTCGGACACGGCGATCTCATCGTGATGGGCGGATCCTGCCAGCGGACCTGGGAGCATGCGATTCCCAAGACTCGCCGACCGGTGGGGCCGCGCATCAGTATTCAGTTCCGGACGCGGGGCGTGCGCTGA
- a CDS encoding NAD(P)H-binding protein — MTILVTGATANIGRKVVDHLLGLGVTDIRALTANPRKAALPAEVQVAEGNPRRPDTLAKVFDGVDRMYLAPNSDTTADLLARARAAGVRHVVDLSGEPESWWGTVSTAVEDSGLAWTHLWPADFMENSLTWSDQIRSTGTVREPRPDAASAPIAMDDIAAVAATALLDDTHFGRSYPLAGPEILTRTDLVRALATALGRDIAFAPSTREETIAALTPAMGETATWYVDNALTSFGESTDALPIGSVHDITGRPATTFAQWALDNVAGFR; from the coding sequence ATGACCATCCTGGTAACCGGAGCAACCGCGAATATCGGCCGCAAGGTCGTCGACCACCTGCTGGGCCTGGGCGTCACCGATATTCGCGCACTCACCGCCAACCCGCGCAAGGCCGCGCTACCGGCCGAGGTGCAGGTCGCCGAGGGTAACCCGCGCCGACCCGACACCCTGGCGAAGGTGTTCGACGGCGTGGATCGCATGTATCTGGCACCGAACTCAGACACCACCGCCGATCTACTGGCGCGCGCCCGCGCGGCGGGCGTGCGGCATGTGGTGGACCTGTCCGGTGAACCCGAGAGTTGGTGGGGCACCGTGAGCACCGCCGTCGAGGACAGCGGCCTGGCCTGGACCCACCTGTGGCCCGCCGACTTCATGGAGAACTCCCTGACGTGGTCGGATCAGATCCGCAGCACCGGCACCGTCCGCGAACCCCGGCCCGATGCCGCGAGCGCGCCCATCGCCATGGACGATATCGCCGCCGTCGCCGCCACCGCCCTGTTGGACGACACTCATTTCGGCCGGTCCTACCCCCTGGCCGGGCCCGAGATCCTCACCCGCACGGATCTGGTTCGCGCGCTCGCCACCGCTCTCGGTCGCGATATCGCCTTCGCGCCCTCCACCCGGGAGGAGACCATCGCCGCTCTGACGCCGGCCATGGGTGAGACCGCCACCTGGTATGTCGACAACGCCCTCACCAGCTTCGGCGAATCGACCGATGCGCTGCCCATCGGCAGCGTCCACGACATCACCGGCCGTCCCGCAACCACTTTCGCGCAGTGGGCTCTCGACAACGTCGCCGGTTTCCGATAG
- a CDS encoding GNAT family N-acetyltransferase produces MQQIADPERFEPIPDPRPDDVPWPEMLWPIPVGTELIGKSIQLTAVDPAADSAELFRALDHDRVWAHLPWRPSEPEQLEALLRERNSQPDWHVWTVRSRRPIADRPAGAIIGVTSYLEARPRDAGLEIGFTVYTPPVWGAVVNPEAKLLLLDYAFETLGAARVQLKTDVRNHRSQQAIARLGARYEGTLRRQFRRADGTLRDSILFSITIDDWPNTKSRLTTRLETA; encoded by the coding sequence GTGCAGCAGATCGCAGATCCGGAGCGCTTCGAACCCATCCCCGACCCGCGACCCGATGACGTGCCGTGGCCGGAGATGCTCTGGCCCATACCCGTGGGTACCGAGTTGATCGGCAAGTCGATCCAACTGACCGCCGTGGACCCGGCCGCCGACTCCGCCGAACTGTTCCGAGCCCTCGACCACGACCGGGTCTGGGCGCACCTGCCCTGGCGTCCGAGCGAACCCGAGCAGCTGGAAGCCCTACTGCGCGAGCGAAATTCGCAGCCGGACTGGCATGTGTGGACGGTGCGCTCCCGTCGGCCGATCGCCGATCGACCGGCCGGGGCGATCATCGGCGTCACCTCCTACCTGGAGGCCCGTCCTCGTGATGCGGGTCTGGAGATCGGCTTCACCGTCTACACGCCCCCGGTGTGGGGCGCCGTGGTGAACCCGGAGGCGAAATTGCTCCTCCTCGACTACGCCTTCGAAACCCTCGGTGCGGCACGGGTACAACTCAAAACCGATGTCCGCAACCATCGTTCCCAGCAGGCGATCGCCCGTCTCGGTGCACGATACGAAGGCACCCTGCGCCGCCAATTCCGCCGCGCCGACGGCACCCTCCGCGACAGCATTCTGTTCTCCATCACCATCGACGACTGGCCGAACACCAAGTCCCGCCTGACAACCCGCCTCGAAACCGCCTGA
- a CDS encoding TetR/AcrR family transcriptional regulator, which produces MPRLVDHEQRRREITTAARRVIAAGGLEAATFQSVAAEAGISVRLIQYYFGAKRELLLATHLAVVVDSGERFAARVGTLGQDAGPREVIEAVALALLPLDDASHQDSLVLAAFHAAALSGSDVITPEDTHGAPLYLVNLFTAQLQRNRQPGKAFDTANLDAQLIVFALGSITQGVLIGSHTRGQVVELTRHLLDRMLGE; this is translated from the coding sequence ATGCCACGTTTGGTCGATCACGAGCAGCGCCGTCGCGAGATCACCACGGCCGCTCGGCGCGTGATCGCCGCCGGCGGGCTGGAGGCCGCGACCTTCCAATCGGTCGCCGCCGAGGCGGGGATCTCGGTGCGCCTGATCCAGTACTACTTCGGTGCGAAGCGTGAGCTGCTGCTCGCCACCCACCTGGCCGTGGTGGTGGATTCGGGCGAACGGTTCGCCGCCCGGGTGGGCACGCTGGGACAGGACGCCGGACCCCGGGAGGTGATCGAGGCGGTCGCGCTCGCGCTCCTGCCGCTCGACGATGCCAGCCACCAGGACAGTCTGGTACTCGCGGCCTTTCACGCGGCGGCGCTGAGTGGATCCGATGTCATCACACCGGAGGACACCCATGGCGCACCGCTGTATCTGGTGAACCTGTTCACCGCGCAATTGCAGCGAAATCGGCAGCCGGGCAAGGCGTTCGACACCGCGAACCTGGACGCTCAGCTGATCGTGTTCGCCCTCGGCAGCATCACCCAGGGTGTGCTGATCGGCAGTCATACCCGCGGGCAGGTGGTCGAGTTGACCCGCCACCTGCTCGATCGGATGCTGGGGGAGTAG
- a CDS encoding alpha/beta fold hydrolase: protein MSNEADFTEPARVTFRGHGGINLAGDSWGPQDGPLVVFLHGGGQTRHSWKDSGLALAKAGMHAVLLDARGHGDSDWAPEGDYTRGAMVEDLLGVLDQLGKPGFVVGASMGGLTGLIASAHPRHERMTGLVLVDVVPRPEVKGVERVINFLGSNPEGFASLEEAADAVAAYLPHRRRPRNPEGLQRNLRQREDGRWYWHWDPAMLGGRGEQIDMHTKALEDAARELTMPVLLVRGALSDVVSEEGVRSFRALVPHAEYAEIGTAAHTAASDANDEFTDAVVDFVRAHVNMG, encoded by the coding sequence GTGAGCAACGAAGCCGACTTCACCGAACCAGCCCGCGTCACCTTCCGCGGCCATGGCGGTATCAACCTCGCCGGTGACTCCTGGGGACCCCAGGACGGACCGCTGGTGGTATTCCTGCACGGCGGCGGCCAGACCCGTCACTCCTGGAAGGACTCCGGGCTGGCGCTGGCCAAGGCCGGAATGCACGCGGTGCTACTGGACGCGCGCGGGCACGGTGACAGCGACTGGGCACCCGAGGGCGATTACACCCGCGGTGCGATGGTCGAGGACCTGCTCGGCGTACTCGATCAACTCGGCAAACCCGGCTTCGTGGTCGGGGCGAGTATGGGCGGGCTCACCGGACTCATCGCCAGCGCGCACCCGCGGCACGAACGCATGACCGGTCTGGTGCTGGTCGATGTGGTGCCGCGACCCGAGGTCAAGGGCGTGGAGCGGGTGATCAACTTCCTGGGCAGCAATCCCGAGGGCTTCGCCAGCCTCGAGGAGGCCGCCGATGCCGTGGCCGCGTACCTGCCGCACCGCCGCCGCCCGCGCAATCCCGAAGGGCTGCAACGCAATCTGCGCCAGCGCGAAGACGGCCGCTGGTACTGGCACTGGGATCCGGCCATGCTCGGCGGGCGCGGCGAACAGATCGATATGCATACCAAGGCCCTGGAAGACGCGGCGCGAGAGCTGACCATGCCGGTACTGCTGGTGCGCGGTGCGCTCTCGGATGTGGTGAGCGAGGAGGGTGTGCGGTCCTTCCGCGCCCTGGTTCCGCATGCCGAATACGCCGAGATCGGCACGGCCGCGCATACCGCGGCCAGTGATGCGAATGACGAATTCACCGATGCCGTGGTCGATTTCGTGCGCGCCCACGTGAATATGGGCTGA
- a CDS encoding mechanosensitive ion channel family protein, with product MSKPLIWAIAAALVIMGPLLGIATRRIVDRLAEKTIGKGRAMHRMGFGLAHDLAVPVGALIGLTIALALPTGLPFSPASVHQILTAALMLALTYAVARLCADVVTSVAKRITGVSGSVSLFSTITRVVVFVLGILITLDSVGVQITPLLGALGIGALAIALALEGTLANLFAGVHILASKTVQPGDFVKIDSGDIGWVRDVNWRTTTIQDLSGNFIIVPNSKFAEAILTNFHRPDQDMAVTVEVSASYASDLEHVEAVALDVARQAVKELDAGFSGAEPRVRFHTFGESGVEFRVVLRTRHYEDQYLLVSEFIKGLHKRFREEGIVIPYPVRVLEIAPGGAPESRLAAALHTP from the coding sequence ATGAGTAAACCGCTGATCTGGGCGATCGCCGCCGCACTGGTGATCATGGGTCCGCTTCTCGGCATCGCCACCCGCAGGATCGTCGATCGCCTTGCCGAGAAGACCATCGGCAAGGGCCGAGCCATGCATCGGATGGGTTTCGGACTCGCGCACGACCTGGCGGTGCCGGTGGGAGCGCTCATCGGACTCACCATCGCGCTCGCGCTGCCGACCGGGCTACCGTTCTCCCCCGCCTCGGTGCACCAGATCCTGACCGCGGCGTTGATGCTCGCGCTGACCTACGCCGTGGCCCGGCTGTGCGCGGATGTGGTGACCTCGGTGGCCAAGCGAATCACCGGGGTGTCCGGCTCGGTCAGCCTGTTCTCCACCATCACCCGGGTCGTGGTGTTCGTGCTGGGCATACTGATCACCCTGGACAGCGTCGGGGTGCAGATCACTCCGCTACTGGGCGCGCTGGGTATCGGCGCGCTCGCCATCGCACTGGCCCTGGAGGGCACGCTCGCGAATCTCTTTGCCGGAGTACATATCCTGGCGTCGAAAACCGTGCAACCCGGAGACTTCGTCAAGATCGACAGCGGGGACATCGGCTGGGTGCGCGATGTGAACTGGCGGACCACCACCATTCAGGACCTGTCGGGAAACTTCATCATCGTGCCGAACAGCAAGTTCGCCGAGGCCATCCTCACCAATTTCCATCGCCCCGATCAGGATATGGCGGTCACCGTCGAGGTGAGCGCGAGCTACGCCAGCGACCTCGAACACGTCGAGGCGGTGGCCCTGGATGTGGCGCGCCAAGCGGTGAAGGAACTCGATGCCGGTTTCAGCGGCGCCGAACCGCGGGTACGGTTCCACACCTTCGGCGAGTCGGGGGTCGAATTCCGGGTGGTGCTGCGCACCCGCCATTACGAGGACCAATACCTGCTGGTCAGCGAGTTCATCAAGGGGCTGCACAAGCGCTTCCGCGAAGAAGGCATCGTCATTCCGTACCCCGTGCGGGTGCTGGAAATCGCGCCGGGCGGCGCGCCCGAGTCCCGCTTGGCGGCAGCTCTTCATACACCGTAA